Proteins encoded together in one Coffea arabica cultivar ET-39 chromosome 2c, Coffea Arabica ET-39 HiFi, whole genome shotgun sequence window:
- the LOC140004585 gene encoding BTB/POZ domain-containing protein At3g05675-like, whose amino-acid sequence MTIVAGGVAPKKRQRVGSNSRFPSTLAVIDSSRPDDSLNEVSHKPFGPRRSSSYSLIPASSSSSSSAGGFNDASTADVVLRLYVENSSPFLSDDSESISAVDQADVQIYLHSGVLRRSRYFSALLSDRWHKESCPTDDVVVSSPVIYRFNLGVSATYGSIDYHLTVLQLLYTNDFSDVVDTASTALSLLPVALELLFEDCVRACVRFLEAVPWTEDEEKKVLGLVPFLSDEESQELLARVSPGKIDSSEEMLHGLIMSAIHNHPNTAFAKAFVAKLLRDFSSKESARRVLDRAFETSLKIVKESLEEYSSPDFRGDHNETEAIQRLNLHTAMTNGRHLLWLVERMIELRVADTAVEEWSDQASFTADLQRAFRDDAWRNIVPGLPAVVLRCTCKLANAVATGNILAARQVRMKLVKDWLPVLIICKENVSHMMSSHKSLYQELEETFLRIISTLPMSDAQELLQQCLSFSTRNVDDCPHLVTAFTTWFRRANRSLPAESLRQ is encoded by the exons ATGACGATAGTCGCCGGCGGCGTTGCCCCCAAAAAGAGACAACGCGTCGGAAGCAACAGCCGCTTCCCTTCCACCCTCGCCGTCATCGACTCCTCGCGTCCCGACGACTCCCTCAACGAAGTCTCTCATAAACCCTTTGGTCCCCGCCGCTCCTCTTCTTACTCTTTAATCCccgcctcctcctcctcctcctcctccgctGGTGGATTCAATGACGCTTCGACCGCCGACGTCGTCCTCCGTCTTTATGTCGAAAATTCCTCTCCGTTCCTCTCCGACGACTCTGAGTCCATCTCCGCCGTGGATCAGGCCGACGTCCAGATCTATCTCCACTCCGGTGTCCTTCGCCGCTCCAGGTACTTCTCCGCCTTATTGTCCGATCGCTGGCACAAGGAATCATGCCCTACTGACGACGTCGTTGTTTCCTCCCCGGTCATCTATCGCTTCAACCTCGGCGTTTCTGCCACTTATGGCTCCATCGATTATCATCTCACCGTTCTTCAACTTCTCTACACCAACGACTTCTCCGACGTCGTCGATACTGCCTCCACGGCTCTCTCTTTGCTCCCCGTGGCGCTCGAATTGCTCTTTGAAGACTGCGTTAGGGCTTGCGTTCGATTCCTCGAGGCGGTGCCCTGGACCGAAGACGAAGAGAAGAAGGTTTTGGGCTTAGTCCCCTTTCTTAGCGACGAGGAGTCTCAGGAGCTTCTGGCTAGGGTTTCACCTGGTAAGATTGATTCCTCTGAAGAAATGCTTCACGGATTAATCATGTCTGCTATCCACAATCATCCCAATACGGCTTTCGCTAAGGCTTTCGTGGCCAAGTTGTTGAGGGACTTTTCGTCCAAGGAGTCTGCCAGGAGAGTGTTGGATCGCGCCTTTGAGACCAGCTTGAAGATTGTCAAGGAGTCGTTGGAGGAGTACTCGAGTCCTGATTTTCGTGGAGATCATAACGAGACTGAGGCTATCCAGAGGTTGAATTTGCACACTGCGATGACTAATGGGAGGCATTTGTTGTGGTTGGTTGAAAGGATGATTGAGCTCAGAGTAGCCGATACGGCTGTGGAAGAGTGGAGCGACCAGGCTTCTTTTACTGCGGATCTGCAAAGGGCTTTTCGCGACGATGCCTGGAGGAATATTGTGCCGGGGCTGCCCGCTGTCGTTCTTAGGTGCACTTGCAAGCTTGCCAATGCTGTTGCCACAGGGAACATTCTGGCTGCTAGACAG GTTAGAATGAAGCTTGTTAAAGATTGGCTACCGGTGTTGATCATATGCAAAGAGAATGTCTCCCATATGATGTCAAGCCACAAATCACTTTACCAGGAGCTGGAAGAAACATTTCTGAGAATCATATCCACACTGCCCATGTCAGATGCCCAAGAGTTGTTGCAGCAGTGCCTCAGCTTTTCAACTCGAAATGTTGATGATTGTCCTCACTTGGTCACTGCATTTACAACCTGGTTTCGACGTGCTAATCGATCTTTGCCGGCTGAGAGCCTTCGTCAATGA
- the LOC140035099 gene encoding uncharacterized protein isoform X2, translated as MATAYRLAAMASARSVASRPNSVLRRTMAAPKPIPTFPFSSSTSPLPRAASRVVAAMGSVESMMPLHSAIASARLRSSIAFDSSCWSFLSQDFAVPR; from the exons ATGGCAACGGCGTACAGATTAGCAGCAATGGCGAGTGCGAGGTCTGTGGCCTCTCGTCCCAACTCGGTACTCAGAAGAACTATGGCTGCTCCTAAACCAATTCCaactttccctttttcttcttccacctcaCCCCTCCCTCGAGCAGCCTccag GGTTGTTGCGGCAATGGGGAGCGTGGAGTCGATGATGCCGCTTCATAGCGCCATAGCTTCAGCTCGTCTCAGGTCCAGTATTGCCTTTGATTCCTCCTGCTGGAGCTTCCTCTCTCAAG ACTTTGCTGTTCCACGGTGA
- the LOC113731288 gene encoding uncharacterized protein At1g01500-like has protein sequence MDFTKREIYFLLRNMGNFHGKQNGNGVAEDGCHPASPRHYKHLSGGIRTSLSWLDLRVFYVRVSKCEIDDSTPQYLTLNHVPLDCNTLLEVNGVRTGIYSDGVSTLLRRDRIDKKSEEVTFVSTDSIRTTGSVKLEVFDKDVLVLSGALELCNSDGFAGADSRNHDQCWSLNCDSDLPVGSVLLEGNQYMNLESGSPSIEVYVAGCFSGRPIILTKALQLGHKRKQMRKAMLDSIPEYETTANQKDDSSSIHGMQVTEQQNRDPEMEDYSRHHPGTEYIEGGDGELSWFNAGVRVGVGIGLSICVGVGIGVGLLVKTYQGTTRNFRRRLF, from the exons ATGGATTTCACTAAGAGAGAGATTTATTTCCTTTTGAGGAACATGGGGAATTTTCACGGGAAACAGAATGGCAATGGAGTGGCTGAGGATGGCTGCCACCCTGCTAGTCCAAGGCACTACAAGCACCTGTCCGGCGGCATCAGGACTTCTTTATCTTGGCTGGATTTGAGAGTTTTCTATGTCAGAGTTAGCAAATGTGAGATCGATGATTCAACTCCCCAGTATCTTACCTTAAATCACGTTCCCCTAGACTGCAATACCCTTCTGGAAGTAAATGGTGTTAGAACTGGCATCTATTCGGATGGCGTATCAACCCTATTAAGAAGAGATAGGATAGACAAGAAATCTGAAGAAGTTACCTTCGTGAGTACTGACAGTATTAGGACGACAGGGAGTGTGAAacttgaggtttttgacaagGATGTTCTTGTGCTGTCGGGAGCACTAGAACTGTGTAATAGTGACGGCTTTGCTGGCGCAGATTCAAGAAATCACGACCAGTGTTGGAGTTTGAATTGCGACTCGGATTTACCAGTTGGCTCTGTTCTCCTCGAGGGAAATCAATACATGAACCTGGAGTCAGGCTCGCCATCAATCGAAGTCTATGTAGCTGGTTGCTTTTCGGGTCGTCCGATTATACTGACTAAGGCTCTGCAGCTTGGTCATAAGaggaagcaaatgaggaaggcAATGCTGGATTCGATTCCAGAATATGAGACAACTGCAAACCAGAAAGATGACTCATCATCTATACACGGAATGCAG GTCACTGAGCAGCAGAATCGTGATCCAGAAATGGAAGATTATAGCCGCCATCATCCAGGGACGGAGTACATAGAAGGAGGGGATGGAGAACTGTCATGGTTTAATGCTGGAGTAAGAGTAGGCGTTGGGATTGGTCTTAGTATTTGTGTTGGAGTAGGAATAGGAGTGGGATTGCTAGTCAAAACCTACCAAGGAACGACCAGAAACTTCAGGAGGAGGCTATTCTGA
- the LOC140035099 gene encoding uncharacterized protein isoform X3: protein MATAYRLAAMASARSVASRPNSVLRRTMAAPKPIPTFPFSSSTSPLPRAASRVVAAMGSVESMMPLHSAIASARLRSSIAFDSSCWSFLSQVYI from the exons ATGGCAACGGCGTACAGATTAGCAGCAATGGCGAGTGCGAGGTCTGTGGCCTCTCGTCCCAACTCGGTACTCAGAAGAACTATGGCTGCTCCTAAACCAATTCCaactttccctttttcttcttccacctcaCCCCTCCCTCGAGCAGCCTccag GGTTGTTGCGGCAATGGGGAGCGTGGAGTCGATGATGCCGCTTCATAGCGCCATAGCTTCAGCTCGTCTCAGGTCCAGTATTGCCTTTGATTCCTCCTGCTGGAGCTTCCTCTCTCAAG TCTATATATGA
- the LOC140035099 gene encoding uncharacterized protein isoform X1: MATAYRLAAMASARSVASRPNSVLRRTMAAPKPIPTFPFSSSTSPLPRAASRVVAAMGSVESMMPLHSAIASARLRSSIAFDSSCWSFLSQGLAIPL; encoded by the exons ATGGCAACGGCGTACAGATTAGCAGCAATGGCGAGTGCGAGGTCTGTGGCCTCTCGTCCCAACTCGGTACTCAGAAGAACTATGGCTGCTCCTAAACCAATTCCaactttccctttttcttcttccacctcaCCCCTCCCTCGAGCAGCCTccag GGTTGTTGCGGCAATGGGGAGCGTGGAGTCGATGATGCCGCTTCATAGCGCCATAGCTTCAGCTCGTCTCAGGTCCAGTATTGCCTTTGATTCCTCCTGCTGGAGCTTCCTCTCTCAAG GACTTGCAATACCTTTGTGA